CTATTTATCCTAGAGCCCCTTGAGGGGACCTAGTGAGGGTGGCAGCTGCTCTCTAGCTGGCTGGTTGGGCTGAGTCCTCCCTGAggatgcaaacacacacacacacggacacacacacacacacacacggacacacacacacacggacacacacaaacacacctcgCTGGTTGGGCTGAGTCCTccctgaggacacagacacacatgcacatacatgttcacacacacacctgaCTGGTTGgctgaggacacacacacacacacacacacacacacacacacacacacacacaccgggcTGGTGGGCAGAGGTGTGCAGAGATAAAGGAGCAGCTCAAAAGCCTAAAGGTCCACTAGTCTGAGAAACGCCACCACCCTCACTTTCCAACACTATTGGGAGGAAACCTGGAACAACTCCTTCCTGATAGCCCAGCCTGGAGATCCCCGGGCAGGGCAGCCAGTTTTGAGGGCTCCAATGCCCTGTCACCATCCTCCCCAATCTCCCCTGTGACCCCTTGACATCCTCAGCTCACCGTGTACTTGGGCAAGCGGGACTTCGTAGATCACCTGGACAAAGTGGACCCTGTAGGTAAGTTTTCCCAGAAAGGGACAGCTCGTTCCCCAAGAGGGGAAGAAGTTCCCGGGCCCAGGAAAGGGGAGAGCGGCCCTTTCAGGAAGTGAGCTGGTGTGTCCCCCTCCTAGATGGCGTGGTGCTTGTGGACCCTGACTACCTGAAGGACCGCAAAGGTACTGGCCCCAAGTCCAGGGGGCCCAGGGAAAGTGGGGGCTAGGGAAGTGAAATGGGCTGGCCTTGGAAGGGCACCCCAGAGAGATGGAGGCTGGAGGTGGAAGCCAGGAGTAGGGTTCAGGCAAGTCTTATGCTGCTGAGGGAGGAGCAGCGGCTGCTAGGTGCCGGGGGACTGGGGAAGTGGGGCTCCTGACCACTCATCTCACCCTCCTTTGCCAGTGTTTGTGACCCTCACCTGCGCCTTCCGCTATGGCCGTGAAGACCTGGATGTGCTGGGCTTGTCCTTCCGCAAAGACCTGTTCATCGCCACCTACCAGGCCTTCCCCCCGGTGCCCAACCCGCCCCGGCCCCCCACCCGCCTGCAGGACCGGCTGCTGAGGAAGCTGGGCCAGCATGCCCACCCCTTCTTCTTCACCGTGAGGATGCCCCTGCCCTCTGAGGGccagggggctggggctgggactgTGTCTGGGGTGGGGGTAAGGCACTGCTGTGGGCAGATCTGGAAGAAACAGTGAGGCAGGGACCCTAGATCCACTTCCCTTCAGGGTCCCAGTGCATTCAGGAAGCCCTTGATTATCTGCCTCCTCTCTGGggccccttccttcttcccttctcatcCCCAGGAGTCCTTTCTCCagcctcttttttgttgttgttgttgttgagacaaagtctcgctctgtcgcccaggctggagtgcagtggcacaatcttggttcactgcaacctctgccacccaggtttgagtgattctcatgcctcagcctcccgagtagctgggattacaggcacgcaccaccacacaggactaattttgtatttttagtagtgatggggttttgccacgttggtcaggctggtctggaacccctgacctcaggtgatccgcccaccttagccttccaaagtgttgggattacaggcatgagccagcacacccagcgtCTCCAGCCTCTTAGGTTGAGATTTGGAGGAAGATCTGGGGGCTTTCTGGAAGAACTGAAGTCTTCTCTTTCCTCCACCACAGATACCCCAGAATCTTCCATGCTCCGTCACACTGCAGCCAGGCCCAGAGGATACAGGGAAGGTACGGGAGGAACAGCTCTGAGGGCTCCTAGGGCAGGACAGGGGCCAGCAGGAGCCTGGAGGCACAGCTGAGCCAGAGGGTGAACTGTCGAGATGCCAGGGTGGGGCCGAGGGTAGGCCAGTGTCCCCCGTGGAAGTGGGGTGTATATGGTGGTCATTGTGCACACATGACACTGCCTCCTGCTCTCTGGACCCGCATGGATCTGGGGATGGGGGCTCCCCTTGCACTACCATGACCAAGCCTCTGCCAGGTTCTGGGCTCTGGAGAGGAAGAAGACTTAGTCCCCAGGGTCGTGAGACCACAATGAGGCAAGAGTCCCTGCCGGAGAGGAGGGAAGCGGGAGGAAGAAAGGGCAGTGATGGTGGCGGGAGCCTCCGGTAAGATGTGGCCTTTTCTCCCCTTCCCGAGGCCTGCGGCGTAGACTTTGAGATTCGAGCCTTCTGTGCTAAATCACTAGAAGAGAAAAGCCACAAAAGGTAAGGGAAGTGACCTCCTCTGTGGTGTAAGAGGAGCCTTTCCTCCCCGCTTCCAGGAGCCCAGGCCCCGTGCGGGGGAGGAGTAGGGTTGGGGTGTGTGAGGAGTGACCCCTCCTGCCCCTACTCTGATCCCAGGAACTCCGTGCGGCTGGTGATCCGAAAGGTGCAGTTCGCCCCGGAGAAACCCGGCCCCCAGCCTTCAGCCGAAACCACACGCCACTTCCTCATGTCTGACCGGTCCCTGCACCTCGAGGCTTCCCTGGACAAGGAGGTGGGGCGTGAGAGGGTGACACGGATGCCACGGTGCAGTTTAGACCCTGGGGGAGGGGTGAAGCCACACATCAAGATGACATTTGTAAAGGAGGTTGCCTTGGCTGGGTGTGGAGAGTTGCCGTGGGCTTGGGTTTGAGGGGAGGGGGCCAGAACAATGTGTCTGTGTTTGGGGACACACTGATGATGGGAACAGTGAAAACCAGTTCCAATTCACATGACCCCCTCCCCCCAAAAGCTGTACTACCATGGGGAGCCCCTCAGTGTAAATGTCCACGTCACCAACAACTCCACCAAGACCGTCAAGAAGATCAAAGTCTCTGGTAGGAGGTGGGGTTTGGAAGGGGGTCTTCGGGGAGGGCGTTACTGCACAGGTGGCtcctggtgtgatctcagcccaggCCATTTCCCAGTGCGGGAGACCCACCAGGGCTCAAAGAATTTAGGTTGTTCCAGAATGATACGGGGAGCCTCGGTGTTTACTGCTTCAGTGGGGAGCATGGGGGGGCCACGCCACGGGGTCTGGAGttgtggtgtggtggtggcttGTGCTCCATCCAGAGCTGCCTGACCCCGTCCCACCCCACAGTGAGACAGTACGCCGACATCTGCCTCTTCAGCACCGCCCAGTACAAGTGTCCTGTGGCTCAACTCGAACAAGAGTGAGTATCGGGAGAGACCCATGTTCCAATCTAGGGGAGAAGAGCAGGATCAGGAGAATGTGAGGTGGAGGAAGAATTCTTCCTGAGCcatctccactttttttttttttttgagatggagtttttgctcttgttgcccagcctggagtgcaatggggcaacctgtgctcactgcaacctccacctcccgggttcaagcgattctcctgcctcagcctcccaagtagctgggactacaggcatgcaccaccatacccggcttatttttaatagagacgaggtttcaccatgttggccaagctagtcgcgaacccctgacctcaagtgacccacccgtcgcggcctttcaaagtgct
The sequence above is a segment of the Gorilla gorilla gorilla isolate KB3781 chromosome 19, NHGRI_mGorGor1-v2.1_pri, whole genome shotgun sequence genome. Coding sequences within it:
- the ARRB2 gene encoding beta-arrestin-2 isoform X5, which codes for MGEKPGTRVFKKSSPNCKLTVYLGKRDFVDHLDKVDPVDGVVLVDPDYLKDRKVFVTLTCAFRYGREDLDVLGLSFRKDLFIATYQAFPPVPNPPRPPTRLQDRLLRKLGQHAHPFFFTIPQNLPCSVTLQPGPEDTGKACGVDFEIRAFCAKSLEEKSHKRNSVRLVIRKVQFAPEKPGPQPSAETTRHFLMSDRSLHLEASLDKELYYHGEPLSVNVHVTNNSTKTVKKIKVSVRQYADICLFSTAQYKCPVAQLEQDDQREGGCQQGGAGNPGVLQGQGEAGGVSRRGCLCGAAFCSYAPQAPRPHPPPQTPVSRSGDRCPCGHQPH
- the ARRB2 gene encoding beta-arrestin-2 isoform X1 gives rise to the protein MGGGSGRGLGRSQTRAQRRGSGGRTPGSLGTAIRGRTRRVFKKSSPNCKLTVYLGKRDFVDHLDKVDPVDGVVLVDPDYLKDRKVFVTLTCAFRYGREDLDVLGLSFRKDLFIATYQAFPPVPNPPRPPTRLQDRLLRKLGQHAHPFFFTIPQNLPCSVTLQPGPEDTGKACGVDFEIRAFCAKSLEEKSHKRNSVRLVIRKVQFAPEKPGPQPSAETTRHFLMSDRSLHLEASLDKELYYHGEPLSVNVHVTNNSTKTVKKIKVSVRQYADICLFSTAQYKCPVAQLEQDDQVSPSSTFCKVYTITPLLSDNREKRGLALDGKLKHEDTNLASSTIVKEGANKEVLGILVSYRVKVKLVVSRGGDVSVELPFVLMHPKPHDHIPLPRPQSAAPETDVPVDTNLIEFDTNYATDDDIVFEDFARLRLKGMKDDDYDDQLC
- the ARRB2 gene encoding beta-arrestin-2 isoform X3; the encoded protein is MGEKPGTRVFKKSSPNCKLTVYLGKRDFVDHLDKVDPVDGVVLVDPDYLKDRKVFVTLTCAFRYGREDLDVLGLSFRKDLFIATYQAFPPVPNPPRPPTRLQDRLLRKLGQHAHPFFFTIPQNLPCSVTLQPGPEDTGKACGVDFEIRAFCAKSLEEKSHKRNSVRLVIRKVQFAPEKPGPQPSAETTRHFLMSDRSLHLEASLDKELYYHGEPLSVNVHVTNNSTKTVKKIKVSVRQYADICLFSTAQYKCPVAQLEQDDQVSPSSTFCKVYTITPLLSDNREKRGLALDGKLKHEDTNLASSTIVKEGANKEVLGILVSYRVKVKLVVSRGGDVSVELPFVLMHPKPHDHIPLPRPQSAAPETDVPVDTNLIEFDTNYATDDDIVFEDFARLRLKGMKDDDYDDQLC
- the ARRB2 gene encoding beta-arrestin-2 isoform X2, which gives rise to MGEKPGTRVFKKSSPNCKLTVYLGKRDFVDHLDKVDPVDGVVLVDPDYLKDRKVFVTLTCAFRYGREDLDVLGLSFRKDLFIATYQAFPPVPNPPRPPTRLQDRLLRKLGQHAHPFFFTIPQNLPCSVTLQPGPEDTGKACGVDFEIRAFCAKSLEEKSHKRNSVRLVIRKVQFAPEKPGPQPSAETTRHFLMSDRSLHLEASLDKELYYHGEPLSVNVHVTNNSTKTVKKIKVSVRQYADICLFSTAQYKCPVAQLEQDDQVSPSSTFCKVYTITPLLSDNREKRGLALDGKLKHEDTNLASSTIVKEGANKEVLGILVSYRVKVKLVVSRGGDVSVELPFVLMHPKPHDHIPLPRPQSAPTPTPPLPVPPAAPETDVPVDTNLIEFDTNYATDDDIVFEDFARLRLKGMKDDDYDDQLC